The Saxibacter everestensis genome has a window encoding:
- a CDS encoding 1,2-dihydroxy-3-keto-5-methylthiopentene dioxygenase, which yields MRQIQSDLEEDRTVTLLTVWPDSDPGTTVLRTTDAAEITAHLASLGARFSRWELKELSADPSQEEVLAAYQAEIDAVNANEGYTLVDVLKLQSEGNPEYEEQAAAARTKFLDEHQHDDDEDRFFARGSGIFYLRGNGTVSAVFCEAGDLISVPANTTHWFDMGTRPEYISVRFFHEEEGWVGHFTGSGIAKNFPTYDEIAALR from the coding sequence ATGAGGCAGATCCAATCCGACCTAGAGGAAGACCGCACCGTGACCTTGTTGACAGTTTGGCCCGACTCCGACCCGGGCACGACAGTGCTGCGCACAACCGATGCGGCCGAGATCACGGCCCACCTGGCCAGCCTCGGCGCACGTTTCTCACGCTGGGAACTCAAGGAACTGAGCGCCGACCCGAGCCAGGAGGAAGTTCTCGCTGCGTACCAAGCCGAGATCGACGCCGTTAACGCGAACGAGGGTTACACGCTCGTCGACGTGCTCAAGCTGCAGTCCGAGGGAAATCCTGAATACGAAGAGCAGGCTGCCGCGGCGCGGACCAAGTTCCTGGACGAGCACCAGCACGACGACGACGAGGATCGGTTCTTCGCCCGGGGCTCCGGCATCTTCTACCTTCGGGGCAATGGCACTGTCAGCGCGGTGTTCTGTGAGGCCGGCGACCTGATTTCCGTCCCGGCAAACACCACGCACTGGTTCGATATGGGCACCCGGCCGGAATACATCTCGGTGCGTTTCTTCCACGAGGAAGAGGGCTGGGTAGGCCACTTCACCGGCAGCGGCATCGCGAAGAACTTTCCGACCTACGACGAAATCGCCGCGCTCCGCTAA
- a CDS encoding ABC transporter permease, with amino-acid sequence MDLFNWAFVAAVLLATAPVLYAALGGALCAQAGVFNIALEGQMLWGAFAAVAGSYYTGSAWLGVLIAVLSTALFAVVLAVGSARWKADPIVIAIGTNLFALGVTGFLIRVLFDVNGSFAPQGLAGLGTLTFLADVPILGEVFGRNSALVPLALLTAVAVAWWLGRTPAGLRLRGVGEHPEAVAALGLSVERYRIAAIIAAGALCGLAGAQLSLGNVSLFTENMTAGRGWIAVAAVMIAVNRPLRVAVACLGFGAAEAFGFRLQGIGAPQQLADAAPYVITLIVLVMARGRTAMFPARVAAEKTPADKDPAEKASAEKVDTQR; translated from the coding sequence ATGGACCTGTTCAACTGGGCTTTCGTTGCCGCCGTTCTGCTCGCCACCGCGCCGGTGCTGTACGCCGCGCTCGGCGGCGCGCTGTGTGCGCAGGCGGGAGTGTTCAACATCGCGCTCGAAGGCCAGATGCTGTGGGGTGCCTTCGCTGCGGTGGCCGGAAGCTACTACACCGGGAGTGCCTGGCTTGGTGTATTGATCGCGGTGCTGTCCACCGCGTTGTTCGCCGTCGTGCTGGCGGTGGGCTCGGCGCGCTGGAAGGCGGATCCGATCGTGATCGCGATCGGCACCAACCTGTTTGCGCTGGGTGTGACCGGCTTCCTTATCCGCGTGTTGTTCGACGTCAACGGCTCCTTCGCCCCACAGGGCCTTGCCGGCCTGGGCACCTTGACATTCCTGGCCGACGTGCCAATCCTCGGCGAGGTATTTGGCCGCAACTCAGCTCTGGTACCCCTTGCCCTGCTGACCGCCGTCGCTGTCGCCTGGTGGCTTGGCCGGACGCCTGCCGGCCTGCGGCTGCGCGGGGTAGGGGAGCACCCGGAAGCGGTTGCCGCCCTAGGCTTAAGCGTCGAGCGCTATCGGATCGCGGCAATTATCGCCGCGGGGGCCCTGTGCGGCCTCGCCGGCGCTCAGCTGTCGCTGGGAAATGTCAGTCTGTTCACCGAGAACATGACGGCCGGCCGCGGCTGGATCGCCGTCGCCGCCGTGATGATCGCGGTCAACCGGCCACTTCGAGTCGCCGTGGCCTGCCTGGGCTTCGGCGCTGCGGAGGCGTTCGGCTTTCGCCTGCAGGGCATCGGCGCCCCGCAGCAGCTCGCCGATGCCGCCCCGTATGTGATTACCCTCATCGTTCTGGTGATGGCACGTGGCCGAACAGCGATGTTTCCCGCAAGGGTCGCGGCAGAAAAGACCCCGGCAGACAAAGACCCGGCAGAAAAGGCTTCGGCAGAAAAGGTGGACACACAACGATGA
- a CDS encoding acyl-CoA dehydrogenase family protein: MSKHLQAPEPSQQPKHPASPADFTAACAGLAAVLAADVESRELAGLAPHAEVELFRDAGILPALIPAERGGIGLGWRELLTAIRPILRVDASVGHALAYHYVNSWRINLNRNADSIAALEQETAARQLFWGGAGNPRDAGLTLMPDGRNFLVSGRKFFATGAEVADRITASGTRADTGEKLAIVIDGRGSGVSHPGDWDNIGQRLSASGSVIFDNAIVAPECVLGSNEQTGDPQSPRGSLSILLFQAVLCHLHVAIAEGALESAAEYTRTKTRPWATSGVDLATEDPYIRTTHGELVSQVRAADALTWRATERLIAAMETGWELSDDARGEAAIEIAAAKVSSTRAVLEATSKAFELTGARATARSAQFDRFWRNARTITLHDPVAYKAQEVGIYELTGVYPTPSAYS, translated from the coding sequence GTGTCCAAGCATCTTCAGGCGCCAGAGCCGTCTCAGCAGCCGAAACATCCCGCCTCCCCTGCCGACTTCACGGCGGCGTGCGCAGGGCTCGCCGCCGTGCTGGCAGCGGATGTCGAATCCCGCGAGCTGGCCGGACTCGCCCCGCATGCCGAGGTGGAGTTGTTTCGCGATGCCGGCATTCTTCCGGCCCTGATTCCTGCCGAACGCGGTGGCATCGGGCTCGGATGGCGCGAGCTGCTGACCGCCATCCGCCCGATCTTGCGGGTCGATGCATCGGTAGGCCACGCGCTCGCTTACCACTACGTGAACTCCTGGCGGATCAACCTGAATCGGAATGCCGATTCGATCGCGGCGCTCGAGCAGGAAACAGCTGCCCGGCAGCTGTTCTGGGGTGGAGCCGGCAACCCACGTGACGCCGGGCTCACCCTGATGCCGGACGGTCGAAACTTTTTGGTCTCCGGTCGCAAATTCTTCGCCACCGGAGCCGAGGTGGCCGACCGGATTACCGCCAGCGGAACCCGAGCCGACACCGGCGAGAAGCTGGCGATCGTCATCGACGGCAGGGGGTCCGGCGTCAGCCATCCGGGCGACTGGGACAACATCGGTCAACGACTTTCCGCATCCGGATCGGTGATCTTCGACAACGCCATCGTGGCTCCGGAGTGCGTGCTCGGCAGCAATGAGCAGACCGGCGACCCGCAGAGCCCGCGCGGTTCGCTATCGATCCTCTTATTCCAGGCAGTGCTGTGCCACCTGCACGTGGCGATCGCGGAAGGCGCCCTGGAGTCCGCCGCTGAATACACCCGAACCAAGACCCGGCCATGGGCGACGTCTGGGGTGGACCTGGCAACCGAGGATCCCTACATCCGGACGACCCACGGTGAGCTCGTTTCCCAGGTGCGCGCCGCGGATGCGCTGACCTGGCGGGCAACCGAACGGCTGATTGCCGCGATGGAGACGGGCTGGGAGTTGAGCGACGACGCTCGAGGTGAGGCGGCAATTGAGATTGCCGCGGCGAAGGTGTCGTCCACCCGCGCAGTGCTGGAGGCGACATCCAAGGCTTTCGAGCTGACCGGAGCACGGGCAACGGCCCGAAGCGCGCAGTTCGACAGGTTCTGGCGGAACGCCCGGACGATCACATTGCACGACCCGGTGGCCTATAAGGCGCAGGAGGTCGGCATCTACGAGCTGACCGGCGTCTACCCGACGCCGAGCGCCTATAGCTAG
- a CDS encoding transglycosylase domain-containing protein — translation MSTGNRSARRTSHHAGPAPRRANPRKQLKKAAAARGEQRANWLNYPRAGVPGWTRWLPSLRLWLWGIFGAVVLVVAAFCIGYAVTEVPTGNPLAKAQTSTVYYDDGKSVIGKFSEQNRESVKIDAISEEMQQATIAAEDQSFYENRGISITGLGRAVVGVVSGEYAGGGSTITQQYVKNYYLNDDHTLTRKVKEMFISLKIDQKLSKDEILANYLNTIYFGRQSYGIETASQVYFDKPASELDVSESALLAAMIQRPGAADPADEPEAYEARFGYVLDGMQKEGFITADERAEAKFPKVDKAKKSNQFSGQKGYMLDIVLKELVKHGGLSEDEIHRNGYKITTTFNKKAMKAATDAVKEMPDDVPKNVHVGIASVDPKDGALIAMYGGKDYLKQQSNNATYDRAEAGSTFKPFTLVAALENGVRLNDVYNGANGLPVGDWKGGLHNFGNASYGPISVLKATQSSVNTVYGQLNVQVGPEKTTDVARRAGIPESTEIENVDSNVLGSASPHTIDMATAYGTFAAEGVRHETFTVRSVQSPEGDEVYKKEVEGERKFDKAVMAETSFALRHVISSGSGGYARNLGRPAAGKTGTSNDNKSAWFTGYTPQLSTAVSIYRKKDGGNVDLGSWGGRSEITGGSFPVQVWTAYMQDALKGEKIEQFPERGKLPTVKTSERPLPAPQPPKPKQTAKPKPEPEATREPTKEPTKEPTKEPTKEPEPEPEPTKEDPEPEKKPEPPKDEDPPEPPKKELNPNPDRTEVFPGGNS, via the coding sequence GTGAGCACAGGCAATCGATCGGCACGGCGCACGAGTCATCACGCCGGACCGGCGCCTCGGCGCGCCAACCCCCGCAAGCAGTTGAAGAAGGCTGCAGCCGCGCGCGGCGAGCAACGCGCAAACTGGCTGAACTACCCGCGCGCAGGCGTGCCGGGCTGGACCCGCTGGCTGCCGTCACTGCGGCTGTGGCTTTGGGGCATCTTCGGCGCCGTCGTACTGGTTGTGGCCGCGTTCTGCATCGGCTACGCGGTGACGGAAGTGCCGACGGGCAACCCGCTGGCGAAGGCCCAGACGTCCACCGTCTACTACGACGATGGCAAGAGCGTGATCGGCAAGTTCTCTGAGCAGAACCGGGAAAGCGTAAAGATCGATGCCATCTCCGAGGAGATGCAGCAGGCGACCATTGCGGCGGAGGACCAGTCGTTCTACGAGAACCGTGGAATTTCGATTACCGGTCTCGGCCGGGCAGTGGTCGGCGTGGTCAGTGGCGAATACGCCGGTGGCGGTTCCACAATCACCCAGCAGTACGTGAAGAACTACTACCTCAACGATGACCACACCCTGACCCGCAAGGTGAAGGAGATGTTCATCTCGTTGAAGATCGATCAGAAGCTGAGCAAGGACGAGATCCTGGCCAACTACCTGAACACGATCTACTTCGGCCGACAGAGCTACGGTATTGAAACGGCGTCACAGGTCTACTTCGACAAGCCGGCTTCGGAGCTCGACGTCTCCGAAAGCGCGCTGCTTGCCGCCATGATCCAGCGTCCCGGTGCGGCTGATCCCGCCGACGAGCCGGAGGCGTACGAAGCCCGCTTCGGCTATGTGCTCGACGGCATGCAAAAAGAGGGTTTCATCACGGCGGACGAGCGGGCCGAGGCCAAATTCCCGAAGGTGGACAAGGCCAAGAAGAGCAACCAGTTCTCAGGCCAAAAGGGCTACATGCTCGACATTGTGCTCAAGGAGCTGGTGAAGCACGGCGGGCTGTCCGAAGACGAGATTCATCGCAACGGCTACAAGATCACCACGACGTTCAACAAGAAGGCGATGAAGGCAGCGACGGATGCCGTCAAGGAGATGCCGGACGACGTTCCGAAGAACGTGCACGTCGGAATCGCCTCGGTCGATCCCAAGGACGGCGCGCTGATTGCCATGTACGGCGGCAAGGACTACCTGAAGCAGCAGTCGAACAATGCGACGTACGACCGGGCAGAGGCAGGCTCGACGTTCAAGCCGTTCACCCTGGTGGCGGCGCTGGAGAACGGCGTGCGGTTGAACGATGTGTACAACGGAGCCAATGGCCTTCCGGTCGGTGACTGGAAGGGCGGCCTGCACAACTTCGGCAACGCGAGCTATGGCCCGATCAGCGTGCTCAAGGCGACGCAGAGCTCGGTGAACACCGTCTACGGGCAATTGAACGTTCAGGTTGGCCCGGAAAAGACCACCGATGTCGCCCGCCGGGCCGGAATTCCGGAGTCGACCGAGATCGAGAACGTCGACAGCAATGTGCTCGGCTCGGCCAGCCCGCACACCATCGATATGGCGACCGCCTATGGAACGTTCGCCGCAGAAGGCGTGCGGCACGAAACCTTCACCGTGCGCTCCGTGCAGTCCCCCGAGGGCGACGAGGTCTACAAGAAGGAAGTCGAGGGCGAGCGGAAGTTCGACAAGGCGGTGATGGCCGAGACCAGCTTCGCGCTGCGCCACGTCATCAGTTCGGGATCCGGTGGTTACGCCCGGAACCTGGGCCGGCCGGCTGCAGGCAAGACCGGAACCTCGAACGACAACAAGTCGGCGTGGTTCACCGGTTATACGCCTCAGCTGTCGACCGCGGTTTCGATCTACCGGAAGAAGGACGGCGGTAACGTCGACCTGGGCTCCTGGGGTGGCCGAAGCGAGATCACCGGAGGTTCGTTCCCGGTGCAGGTCTGGACCGCGTACATGCAAGACGCGCTCAAGGGCGAAAAGATCGAGCAGTTCCCCGAGCGGGGCAAGCTACCGACGGTGAAGACCTCCGAGCGGCCGCTCCCTGCTCCGCAACCGCCAAAGCCCAAGCAGACCGCGAAGCCCAAGCCCGAGCCCGAGGCGACCAGGGAACCCACTAAGGAGCCGACGAAGGAACCTACCAAGGAGCCGACGAAGGAACCTGAGCCCGAGCCGGAACCGACCAAGGAGGATCCGGAGCCCGAGAAGAAGCCGGAGCCGCCGAAGGACGAAGATCCACCGGAGCCGCCCAAGAAGGAGCTGAATCCGAATCCTGATCGGACCGAGGTCTTTCCCGGGGGCAACAGCTAA
- a CDS encoding ABC transporter ATP-binding protein, whose translation MTHPAVELAGISKAFGPVIANQNVDLTLRRGSIHALMGENGAGKSTLMSILYGIHRPDSGQILRNGSAVSFDNPQQAMAVGLSMVHQHFRLFDSLTVAENVVFGAEPRRFGQLDSAAAERRVRELADQYGLAVEPAARVGSLPVGVRQRVEILKALHRNSDVLILDEPTASLTPGEVTSLFEVIRRAANQGSSIVLVTHKIPEVLDVSDEVTVLRDGRVSGRFRTADTSAAELVEAMTGRVASPALNPGGGDRGERVLEVADLTVNIGGRRKVDAASFAVHAGEIVGIAGVSGNGQHELVQAILGTLPRRSVTGSIRLSGNSVATESVRRRRGLGLAVIPEDRRGEGSAVELSVAENLALGHHRQPPIAGKGFFGKGWMSRRNLARRAGQLIADFGVKTPSEQTTVGALSGGNAQKVVVARELGHQARLLIAEQPTQGVDVGAIESIHRRLIDYRNSTGGILLVSHEISELLALADRILVMFEGKIVAEFPRAEATFHSIGGAMAGAVDA comes from the coding sequence ATGACCCACCCAGCAGTTGAGCTTGCGGGGATCAGCAAGGCCTTCGGGCCGGTCATCGCAAACCAGAACGTCGACCTGACCCTCCGACGGGGATCCATCCATGCCCTGATGGGCGAGAACGGGGCCGGCAAGTCAACCCTGATGTCGATTCTGTACGGGATTCATCGTCCCGACAGCGGGCAGATCCTACGGAATGGCTCGGCTGTCAGTTTCGATAACCCGCAGCAGGCAATGGCTGTGGGCTTAAGCATGGTGCATCAGCATTTCCGGCTTTTCGACTCGCTGACAGTAGCCGAGAACGTGGTGTTCGGCGCGGAACCGCGCCGCTTCGGCCAGCTCGACTCGGCCGCCGCCGAGCGGCGAGTCCGCGAGCTCGCCGACCAGTACGGACTCGCCGTCGAACCGGCGGCTCGGGTGGGCAGCCTGCCGGTCGGGGTCCGGCAACGCGTCGAGATCCTTAAGGCACTGCACCGGAACAGCGACGTCCTGATCCTTGACGAGCCGACCGCGTCACTGACTCCTGGCGAGGTGACTTCGCTGTTCGAGGTGATCCGCCGGGCCGCGAACCAGGGCAGCTCGATCGTCCTGGTCACGCACAAGATCCCCGAAGTGCTCGACGTCAGCGACGAGGTCACAGTGCTGCGCGACGGCAGGGTGTCCGGCCGGTTCCGCACTGCGGATACGTCCGCGGCAGAACTGGTCGAGGCGATGACCGGGCGAGTCGCCAGCCCTGCGCTGAATCCGGGTGGCGGCGACCGTGGGGAGCGGGTGCTCGAGGTCGCGGACCTCACTGTAAATATCGGTGGGCGGCGCAAGGTCGATGCCGCCTCGTTCGCCGTGCATGCAGGTGAAATCGTTGGCATTGCCGGCGTCTCCGGCAACGGTCAGCACGAGCTCGTCCAGGCCATCCTCGGCACCTTGCCGCGGCGGAGCGTCACGGGCTCGATCAGGCTTTCCGGAAATTCGGTAGCTACCGAGTCGGTGCGCCGCCGCCGCGGGCTCGGCCTGGCCGTCATCCCCGAAGACCGGCGCGGCGAAGGCAGCGCGGTCGAGCTGAGCGTTGCCGAGAACCTCGCGCTCGGCCACCATCGTCAACCACCAATTGCCGGCAAAGGCTTCTTCGGTAAGGGCTGGATGTCGCGCCGCAACCTCGCGCGCCGGGCCGGCCAGCTGATCGCCGACTTCGGGGTGAAGACTCCATCGGAGCAGACAACTGTCGGGGCGCTTTCCGGCGGCAACGCGCAGAAAGTCGTCGTTGCGCGGGAGCTCGGACACCAGGCACGGCTACTGATCGCCGAACAGCCGACCCAGGGCGTGGATGTGGGCGCAATCGAATCGATTCACCGCCGGCTGATCGACTACCGAAACTCGACCGGCGGCATTCTGCTGGTTTCGCATGAAATCAGCGAGCTACTCGCGCTTGCCGATCGGATTCTGGTGATGTTCGAAGGAAAGATCGTGGCAGAGTTTCCTCGCGCCGAGGCCACGTTCCATTCCATTGGCGGCGCGATGGCGGGTGCGGTCGATGCCTGA
- a CDS encoding ABC transporter permease, protein MPELKETDAIAEEALPSKSVLGRSVFRQLIRHPSLVPLGAVLLAVLIGSVIMLCAGISPFVAYPAMVRGALAVENLDYTISVFTLICGMALAFALPLRMGEYNLGGNGQLVFGGITAAAIGLYAPLPAWLVIPIALLAGAVAGGLLAAVAGPLSSKLGIPIIITTLLLSTPAVALTSYLVRFQIGEAGSGQAQTARLPEAARLPGIGDLGYTNIGLILIIVLLVAFWLFDSRSALGYELRVLGSNARFGAYGGIGVSRLATGSLAVAGAVAGLVGAMIVAAPPYRFIDGALISPGYTFAGVAAALLAAGRPALLPLTAAVFTILQVGGSGMEREADVPRQLSDVLQAVVVTVLALRTVVEARRARMRRDV, encoded by the coding sequence ATGCCTGAGCTGAAAGAAACTGACGCTATCGCCGAAGAAGCGTTGCCGTCGAAATCTGTGCTGGGTAGATCCGTGTTCCGGCAGCTGATTCGGCACCCTAGCCTGGTTCCGCTGGGCGCGGTGCTGTTGGCCGTGCTGATCGGCTCGGTGATCATGCTGTGCGCGGGCATCTCGCCGTTCGTGGCGTACCCGGCAATGGTTCGCGGCGCGCTGGCGGTGGAGAACCTCGATTACACGATCTCCGTTTTCACGCTGATCTGCGGCATGGCCCTCGCATTCGCCCTGCCATTGCGGATGGGTGAATACAATCTCGGCGGCAACGGCCAGCTGGTGTTCGGCGGCATCACTGCGGCGGCGATCGGCCTCTACGCTCCTTTGCCGGCCTGGCTGGTCATCCCGATCGCCCTGCTGGCGGGCGCCGTCGCGGGTGGCCTGCTGGCAGCGGTGGCGGGTCCGCTCAGCAGTAAGCTCGGCATCCCGATCATCATCACGACCCTGCTGCTCTCCACGCCGGCCGTGGCGCTGACCTCCTATCTGGTGCGCTTTCAGATCGGTGAGGCTGGCTCCGGCCAGGCGCAGACCGCCCGGCTTCCGGAAGCCGCGCGACTGCCTGGGATCGGCGATCTCGGCTACACCAACATCGGCCTGATCCTGATCATCGTGCTGCTGGTGGCATTCTGGCTTTTCGACAGTCGCAGCGCGCTTGGATATGAGCTGCGGGTGCTCGGCAGCAACGCCCGGTTCGGCGCCTACGGCGGCATAGGCGTCTCGCGGCTGGCCACCGGCTCGCTGGCAGTCGCCGGAGCGGTGGCGGGGCTCGTCGGGGCAATGATCGTTGCCGCCCCGCCGTACCGCTTCATCGATGGCGCGCTCATCTCGCCCGGATACACCTTCGCCGGGGTGGCTGCGGCGCTGCTCGCGGCCGGGCGGCCGGCTCTGCTGCCGCTGACCGCCGCGGTTTTCACCATCCTGCAGGTTGGTGGCAGCGGGATGGAGCGAGAGGCCGATGTGCCCAGGCAGCTGTCGGATGTCCTGCAAGCCGTCGTCGTCACGGTGTTGGCGCTGCGCACAGTCGTCGAGGCGCGCCGTGCCCGGATGCGGAGAGATGTCTGA
- a CDS encoding BMP family ABC transporter substrate-binding protein, with protein sequence MMFSTRAALVTAVAALALVTSGCSSSSETAGEAKEKSIVLITPTAIGSNNFLQLAKTGAEAAGKANNADVKVYESKDPASVQQNIDAAVRAKADIVIGVSFSVQDQFDTSAQDSPDQQFLLVDACPEKPAENLTCASFKEYESNYLAGVEAGLLTKADKVGAVASVDTPFVNRWVTPFLDGAKSVNKDVKSSVQYVGGDNPFGDQARAKAQAQVVADSGADYLNAAASGGNYGIFEAAEANKVKAFGVDTNQCLDSPGNVVDNSIKRVDVALENSVKDILAGKSGDVKVYGLAENGVGLTGLEEGVADSKCLIADHPDVIEKVKQVRDDIIAGKITVKDPVTAG encoded by the coding sequence ATGATGTTTTCAACCCGCGCTGCGCTCGTTACGGCGGTAGCCGCCCTGGCGCTCGTCACCTCCGGCTGCAGCAGTTCATCCGAGACAGCTGGCGAAGCCAAAGAGAAGTCGATCGTCCTGATCACCCCGACAGCCATCGGTTCCAACAACTTTCTCCAGCTGGCCAAGACCGGAGCGGAAGCTGCCGGCAAGGCCAACAACGCCGACGTGAAGGTTTACGAAAGCAAAGACCCGGCTAGCGTCCAGCAGAACATCGACGCGGCAGTCCGGGCCAAGGCAGACATCGTGATCGGCGTCAGCTTCAGCGTCCAGGACCAGTTCGATACCTCAGCGCAGGACAGCCCAGACCAGCAATTCCTCCTGGTGGACGCCTGCCCGGAGAAGCCGGCCGAGAACCTGACCTGCGCAAGTTTCAAGGAGTACGAATCCAATTACCTCGCCGGCGTGGAGGCTGGCCTGCTGACAAAGGCTGACAAGGTCGGCGCGGTTGCCTCGGTCGACACCCCGTTCGTGAACCGCTGGGTGACGCCGTTCCTCGATGGCGCCAAGAGCGTTAACAAGGACGTGAAATCTTCCGTACAGTACGTCGGCGGCGACAACCCGTTCGGCGATCAGGCCCGCGCCAAGGCCCAGGCCCAGGTCGTTGCCGACAGCGGAGCCGACTACCTCAACGCCGCCGCATCCGGCGGAAACTACGGCATCTTCGAGGCGGCAGAGGCAAATAAGGTCAAGGCCTTTGGCGTCGACACAAACCAGTGCCTCGATTCCCCCGGAAACGTCGTGGACAACTCCATCAAGCGGGTGGATGTCGCCCTGGAGAACTCGGTCAAGGACATCCTCGCCGGTAAGTCCGGTGACGTGAAGGTTTACGGCCTTGCAGAGAACGGCGTCGGGCTGACCGGCCTGGAAGAGGGCGTAGCGGATTCGAAGTGCCTTATCGCAGATCACCCGGACGTTATCGAGAAGGTGAAGCAGGTTCGCGATGACATTATTGCGGGGAAGATCACTGTGAAAGACCCTGTTACAGCCGGATGA
- the mtnK gene encoding S-methyl-5-thioribose kinase, whose product MSAPRQLSTETVADYLRVVPELACRIDPEALTSIDEVGDGNLNLVFIVRDSAGSSLVLKQSLPHVRTDPSWEMTRERSAREARVLSVHQRLDAEHVPALLHFDHANYVLALEDLSDHAVWRAELNEGRIHPQAATEIGRYVARTAFGSSVFGLDTAEHKKQIAQGINPELSQITEDLVFTEPFIEHPHNSVLPGNAPDVAALRADTLAIRAIGEAKLAFMTRAESLLHGDLHTGSVFVRACDGKPASVRAFDSEFGAYGPTGFDLGALWANLLIAAARAAALGDSDRAARLTQLPVDLMDAFEDEFSSLWPDRVDPRVWSHDTLRQFLDRVRTDAAVFAGAKAIRRIVGFAKVADIETLDERRREVAARGVLRAARELLVSGSADGISRTDAGEEVAMKTTRSLEILLECADGESRGTAAR is encoded by the coding sequence ATGAGCGCACCAAGGCAGCTCAGCACTGAAACGGTTGCCGACTACTTGCGGGTCGTGCCCGAGCTGGCTTGCAGGATCGATCCCGAAGCACTGACGTCAATCGACGAGGTCGGTGACGGCAACCTGAACCTGGTGTTCATCGTGCGGGATAGCGCTGGCAGTTCGCTCGTGCTCAAGCAGTCACTGCCGCACGTGCGCACCGACCCCAGTTGGGAGATGACTCGCGAGCGGTCAGCGCGTGAGGCGCGGGTGCTTTCGGTGCACCAGCGTCTGGACGCCGAACACGTGCCGGCACTGCTGCATTTCGACCATGCCAACTATGTACTGGCGCTTGAGGATCTCTCGGATCACGCCGTCTGGCGGGCCGAATTGAACGAGGGTCGCATTCATCCCCAAGCCGCGACCGAGATCGGGCGCTACGTCGCGCGTACCGCCTTCGGCAGCTCTGTTTTCGGCCTGGATACTGCGGAACACAAGAAACAAATTGCTCAGGGCATAAACCCCGAGCTCAGCCAGATCACCGAAGATCTGGTGTTCACCGAACCCTTCATCGAGCATCCGCACAACAGCGTGCTGCCCGGCAATGCCCCGGACGTCGCCGCATTACGGGCAGACACTCTGGCCATCCGGGCGATCGGTGAGGCGAAGCTCGCGTTCATGACCCGGGCCGAATCGCTGCTGCACGGCGACCTGCATACCGGATCGGTCTTCGTGCGCGCCTGCGACGGCAAGCCGGCGTCCGTGCGCGCTTTCGACAGCGAATTCGGTGCCTATGGTCCGACCGGCTTTGATCTTGGCGCACTCTGGGCGAATCTGCTGATCGCCGCCGCCCGGGCAGCCGCCCTTGGCGATTCAGACCGGGCTGCCCGGCTGACCCAGCTGCCCGTGGACCTGATGGACGCCTTCGAGGATGAGTTCAGCTCGCTGTGGCCGGATCGGGTGGATCCGCGGGTGTGGTCACACGATACGCTCCGGCAGTTTCTCGACCGGGTACGCACGGATGCCGCCGTCTTCGCCGGGGCTAAGGCTATCCGCCGTATCGTTGGCTTCGCCAAAGTGGCCGACATCGAGACGCTTGACGAGCGCCGGCGGGAGGTCGCAGCACGGGGCGTTCTGCGCGCGGCGAGGGAGCTTCTGGTCTCCGGTTCGGCGGATGGAATCAGCCGCACGGATGCCGGCGAAGAGGTGGCAATGAAGACTACCCGAAGCCTCGAGATCCTGCTGGAGTGCGCGGATGGCGAATCTCGCGGGACAGCTGCTCGCTGA
- a CDS encoding DUF6480 family protein, which translates to MSSYHPEKDPQNPDQPGSEQPSEDKADSANPDPANDNITGLEPGGGVPPGETPPAEDQMSSDQ; encoded by the coding sequence ATGTCCAGCTACCATCCGGAGAAAGACCCGCAGAACCCTGATCAGCCGGGATCCGAACAACCGTCAGAGGACAAGGCAGATTCCGCGAATCCCGACCCCGCTAACGACAACATCACCGGACTTGAACCCGGTGGGGGCGTTCCACCGGGCGAGACTCCCCCAGCGGAAGATCAAATGAGTTCGGACCAATGA